From a single Silene latifolia isolate original U9 population chromosome 6, ASM4854445v1, whole genome shotgun sequence genomic region:
- the LOC141587272 gene encoding uncharacterized protein LOC141587272 — MMANTIMSPIPSCSITRTSNNKLSNPSFRVKAMRIEKSLEELYNVRVERKVTPERLTELGVSRWSMWKTGKCKLPWDWHVDQLVYIEEGEVRVVPEGSKGYMSFKAGDLVRYPKWFEADLWFNGYYQERYRFRAYGDD; from the coding sequence ATGATGGCAAATACAATAATGTCTCCAATACCCTCCTGTTCAATTACCAGAACTAGCAACAACAAATTATCTAACCCGAGTTTTCGGGTAAAAGCGATGAGGATCGAAAAATCGCTAGAAGAACTTTATAATGTGAGGGTAGAAAGGAAAGTAACTCCTGAAAGGTTAACAGAATTAGGGGTTTCAAGGTGGTCAATGTGGAAGACTGGCAAGTGTAAATTGCCTTGGGATTGGCATGTTGATCAATTGGTTTATATCGAGGAAGGCGAAGTTAGGGTAGTCCCTGAAGGGAGTAAAGGGTACATGAGCTTTAAGGCTGGGGATCTCGTTCGCTATCCTAAGTGGTTTGAGGCTGACCTTTGGTTTAATGGATATTACCAAGAACGCTATCGCTTCAGAGCTTATGGTGATGATTAG
- the LOC141658993 gene encoding protein neprosin-like, which yields MVLQTIRHALLICFLLSIFGNVATGLSRTDGSEYVGKTVESEDGDIYDCVDFYKQPAFDHPLLKNHSFHPQMRPTFQPQMIRNNDVSWEMNATETDIPLLKDGGCPQGTVPIRKMNKSSGISGTNVHLQRYSKAKISNKANVNVSGTILAVVQTKGNIGKVYNGVGATISVYNPRVLPSQYSSAEIMLKGGTDFITAGWTVNPIKYKDSKTRFFISTVAGDMHCFDSECGFVLVRSDYPLNFVLKPVSVRDGKVFVNKFFIYRDPTWGAWWLQFGMKNPPITLGFWPQKIFKGLQQSATYAACGGEVYTPAGLQAPEMGTGYLPNYERDDAAFCRDYVVVNDKNTIVTVKDTEPYENSNFYGAIDQYNRPGHYVIFGGPAHADDVS from the exons ATGGTATTACAAACTATAAGGCATGCTCTCTTGATATGTTTCCTTCTCTCAATTTTTGGCAATGTTGCTACGGGACTTTCTAGAACGGACGGATCAGAATATGTTGGCAAAACTGTTGAG AGTGAGGATGGAGATATATACGATTGTGTAGATTTCTACAAGCAACCTGCATTTGATCATCCTCTCTTGAAAAATCACTCTTTCCATCCTCAG ATGAGGCCTACATTTCAGCCTCAAATGATTAGAAACAACGATGTCTCTTGGGAGATGAATGCTACCGAAACTGATATACCTCTATTAAAGGATGGAGGCTGTCCGCAAGGGACAGTCCCTATTAGAAAGATGAACAAGAGCAGTGGCATTTCTGGAACCAATGTACATCTACAACGATATTCTAAAGCTAAGATTTCGAATAAGGCAAACGTAAACGTCTCTGGAACAATT TTAGCGGTCGTTCAAACGAAAGGTAATATCGGGAAGGTTTACAACGGTGTTGGTGCAACTATAAGCGTTTACAACCCACGAGTTTTGCCATCCCAGTACAGTTCAGCAGAAATTATGCTTAAGGGTGGTACAGATTTTATTACTGCAGGATGGACA GTGAACCCTATCAAGTACAAGGATTCTAAGACAAGATTCTTCATTTCTACAGTT GCAGGAGACATGCACTGTTTCGATTCTGAATGCGGATTTGTTTTAGTCAGATCAGACTACCCCCTCAACTTTGTACTGAAACCAGTATCAGTAAGAGACGGCAAAGTCTTCGTAAACAAGTTCTTTATCTATCGG GATCCGACATGGGGAGCATGGTGGCTCCAATTTGGAATGAAAAATCCACCAATAACGCTCGGGTTTTGGCCACAGAAGATCTTTAAGGGTTTACAACAGTCTGCAACTTATGCAGCGTGTGGAGGAGAGGTGTATACTCCGGCAGGATTACAGGCTCCGGAAATGGGGACAGGTTATTTGCCGAATTATGAGAGGGATGATGCGGCGTTTTGCAGAGACTATGTTGTGGTGAATGATAAGAACACCATTGTAACTGTTAAAGACACTGAGCCTTATGAAAATAGTAATTTCTATGGTGCTATTGATCAATATAATAGACCTGGTCATTACGTCATTTTTGGGGGGCCAGCTCATGCTGACGATGTTTCATAA
- the LOC141658995 gene encoding VAMP-like protein YKT61 has protein sequence MKITALVILKINQNDENPTILANASDLSQFGYLQRYSITKFIVLVSRMVAKRIPAGQRQTVGHEGYKIHAYNRGGLCALGFMDDHYPIQSSFLLLNKVLDKYENNFGDSWKTVTRDSTQPWAYLNEALAKYQDPAETDKLLKIQREAQTDKLLKIQRDLDETKIILHRTINSVIQRADEEHQRMQFYKQAKNTNSFCNIL, from the coding sequence ATGAAAATAACAGCTTTAGTAATCTTAAAGATTAATCAAAACGATGAAAACCCTACGATATTAGCAAATGCATCAGATTTATCCCAATTTGGATATTTACAGAGGTATAGTATTACTAAATTCATCGTTTTGGTCTCTCGTATGGTTGCTAAGCGTATTCCTGCCGGTCAACGTCAAACCGTTGGACATGAAGGATACAAAATTCATGCGTACAATAGAGGAGGCCTTTGTGCATTGGGATTTATGGATGACCACTATCCTATTCAAAGTTCGTTTTTACTGCTAAACAAGGTGCTGGATAAATACGAAAACAACTTTGGCGATTCATGGAAAACCGTGACTAGAGACAGCACACAACCCTGGGCTTATCTGAATGAAGCCTTGGCCAAGTATCAGGATCCAGCTGAAACTGATAAGCTGCTAAAAATACAAAGGGAAGCTCAAACTGATAAGCTGCTAAAAATACAAAGGGACTTGGATGAGACCAAAATTATACTTCACAGAACCATTAATAGCGTTATTCAACGAGCAGACGAAGAACACCAACGCATGCAATTCTACAAGCAGGCGAAGAACACCAACTCATTCTGTAATATTCTCTAA